AGTGGTGGTATTACATGCCCTCACTGACCACAGGCGCATTTTACCTATCGATAAAACCGGCGAAAATCTCCAAGCTGCACCTGGCTTTCAGTTAGTTGTGTCTTATAACCCCGGTTATCAGCGCATGCTAAAAGATCTAAAGCCCAGTACTCGCCAGCGGTTTGTGGCCATGGACTTAGACTTTCCTGCTGCCGAGCATGAGGCTAATATAGTGCGCCATGAAAGTGGCGTAGACCATGCAACGGCGACCGGTTTAGTGTCGCTGGCACTGCGAATTCGCCAACTTAAAGATCGCGGCTTAAGTGAAGTGCCCAGCACCCGCTTATTAATTGCTGCGGCCACCTTATCTACTTGCGGTATTGGGCTTCGCGAAGCCTGCTATGCTGCTATCGTTTCACCCTTATCTGATGAGCCCTCTATGATAGACGCCTTGCGTGATCTCGTAGACGGCACTTTCATCTAATATGGCAGAACCCGAAGACCTACTCAGCGACGCGGCGCGACATGCCACCATTTTTACGCGTAAAATGTGGCGGCGTTATCGCCCGCTTCCTGTTGGCCCACCCACGGCAATGCTGGTGGATGTGGCTCCCCGTCTCGACTTATTAATTACCGCTGTTATGGGTCAAAGCTATGCTCTGCGCTTAGCTCAGCACCCGGCGCACCCCACTTTTTTATCGCGGCTATTTGGTCGGGTACAGGCTCCTTGGTTACAAAACGCCATTCCCGCCACTAATGGCCGCTATATATGGCTACCGGCTGACACTAACATAACCGATATCCAGCAAGGCTATGAGCTGTATCGCGTGATGGCACTGCAACAAGCATTGCGCGCTCAGCGTGGCAGTGTTGAGCCACACGGACTCACCTCGGCCCTGCAACAAGATGTGTATTTATTATTAGAAGCGTGGGCGTGTGATGCGGAGCTGGTGCGCCAATTGCCTGGCATGACCGATGCGGTGCAGCGCGCTCGCTTGCATGCTCTACAACAGCGCCCGCCGCTGACCCGCTTTTCTAAGGCGCGCCGCCCGCTCGAATTATGGCTTCGCCAATTACTAGAAAGCTCAGTGTCAGACTCTAAAATGCCGCTGAGCAGCCATCCTGCTCAATCTCGTTGGTTGGCTCAAGAGCTAATCCACAGCAAAGCGCTATTAATCAATACGCCCGAGCACCCAGACCCTCAAC
This genomic window from Oceanisphaera avium contains:
- a CDS encoding CbbQ/NirQ/NorQ/GpvN family protein — encoded protein: MGMNPDLRPLAEASASEPWYQPAGNEVELFEQCHAHQLAVMLKGPTGCGKTRFVEHMAWRLGRPLITIACHDDLAASDLIGRYLIQHDGTVWQDGPLTRAVRQGAICYLDEVVEARQDTVVVLHALTDHRRILPIDKTGENLQAAPGFQLVVSYNPGYQRMLKDLKPSTRQRFVAMDLDFPAAEHEANIVRHESGVDHATATGLVSLALRIRQLKDRGLSEVPSTRLLIAAATLSTCGIGLREACYAAIVSPLSDEPSMIDALRDLVDGTFI